In one Bombus fervidus isolate BK054 chromosome 16, iyBomFerv1, whole genome shotgun sequence genomic region, the following are encoded:
- the Dap160 gene encoding dynamin associated protein 160 isoform X5: protein MATPQTPGMDPWVIQPRERARYREQFDSLKPINGVVTGEQAKEFLLKSQLPPVILGQIWALSDTDADGKMDINEFSIACKLINLKLRGFEIPKALPSALIQSLKSLSASDSNVTNLTNGAANILPQNNVASLVNLSAPPQVPVQPLISGMPMTGSVPRPLIGPPPVNGPLPGHSIRPVSPMTLPASRQSRQNVAATTHATTHTASKPPARPAPPSVGIVPSTSTTTTTTTTPSGGPSQRPTPPSNIGANFSPATSGPPPKPAPPSFPNSPVATGISPVKIPPVSATAIVPPVVQSVQPMTTSTMDLLDLEFSGMSAAAPIAPLNTTPTPMAAFGMAQAMPMQPLSCTSMIAGGSTMVPSIAPMSTGTGVVSTPPVVGLPLVSATTASTLVNGVIAQTPVSTSTPLSTTARPPSIDRVGSVDSQHSQHSVGSPQSVEWAVPHQTKLKYTQLFNTWDRARSGFLSGPQARNIMVQSQLPQQVLAQIWALADMDSDGRLSCDEFVLAMHLCDIAKLGEKIPTTLPIELIPPAFRRQRQSSLTLSQTGTENVDPSAGMPQTSFEDKRKENFEKGQAELERRRKALLEIQRKEQEERERKEREEAEKQEKIRLEQERRRQAEIEKQMQRQKEIEQEKEEQRKRAQEQREAARKEMERQRQLEWEKQKSQELQTQRQKEQDVLLKLKAKNQTLTIELGTLNDKVKELSQKICDTRVGVSGVKTTIDGMRSTRDAQLQEMAALKNKLREQNQRLLALSQEKARIEAKNKLNTAMESAGQEAIKMAFDNKQITLKQMKDKIADLQQQIDAKMADIENNNGQLQDIKTQLETLVADCKNLYLTFEDKKLKVLELRASGGTGAGTDYTTSAWGDSGWNDTSAAVNDSAWPVNDTTTTNAVEETTPGVMKYRALYEFVARNQDEISFQPGDIILVPPVQNAEPGWMAGEIRGHTGWFPESYVEPIDVGSSNDNAFVQQDSVEKRTLEGIAEVPENVSDAGSLGDEPPPVEPIIPTLGLGVVCDIQVTTLYHYRPTIEQHLPFEKGDIIKVDEQQGDWWYGTSGNGAKGWFPKSYVKEISANQTAVVEGLNEYYVALYLYDSAEVGDLTFNQGEVILVTKKEGDWWTGTTGDRSGIFPANYVEKCDAPDQGASITTNVSETTAITETTEDTTTSNHETATSIAQATLQAEKTAEQLEDERQAAEDRAELPDFSAMAAQQVINIGRKPEIVQVIAPYQATSSEQLDLQKGQLIMIRKKTDSGWWEGELQARGKKRQIGWFPASYVKPLTSSSNRSTPVSHGYQDSPTDPNVERVMALYPYQAQNEDELSFEKGDVITVLAKDEAAWWKGELNGMSGVFPSNYVSSMSNEMTTNLLVAGLDSMERKRQEYIKELITTEQAYIEDMRLVHEVFEKPLIESLVLTVDEVDKIFVNWRDIIACNDNFLRTLRIRRDNSEGGIVRMIGDILCENIPRMSAYIRFCSCQISAAVYLQRLTETMPEFVKVAQICQQDLRTKGMPLSSFLIKPMQRITKYPLIIGKILEHTPVDHPDRQYLQEALAKAEEFCTQVNEGVREKENSDRLEWLQTHVACDGLEEQLIFNSLTNSLGPRKLLHFGILHKAKSGKELVGFLTNDFLLFAQPVLSRKSLSSGQQFSFERNEHQKFKMYRKPIFLNELSFLGDLEMNGNISLGSCEGSENSTKILRLKDQKKPIILLAPSPSECSLWIRRITEARKKFMENEKTRLQRQRSKQAQFGACGRILVTVLEGFNLKTIPGKCNTFCKVSMGSQEERTGVISGTDCPLWDTSMQFQVKDLLEDTLCITVFDKGYYSPDEFLGRAEIRVADIMRDSRDSCGPIQKRIQLHEVEKGIVVLKLDLRLFGNR from the exons ATGGCCACCCCTCAAACTCCGG GTATGGATCCTTGGGTAATCCAACCCAGAGAACGTGCAAGATATAGAGAGCAGTTTGATTCTTTAAAACCAATCAATGGAGTTGTTACTGGAGAGCAAGCAAAAGAATTTTTACTTAAATCACAGCTTCCACCTGTCATCCTTGGACAAATATg GGCTTTATCAGATACAGATGCAGATGGAAAAATGGACATAAATGAATTTAGTATTgcatgtaaattaattaatttaaagttaCGTGGTTTTGAAATTCCTAAAGCCTTACCTTCAGCTTTAATACAGAGTTTGAAGTCACTTTCTGCCA GTGATAGTAATGTTACGAACTTAACAAATGGAGCTGCTAATATTCTACCACAGAATAATGTTGCTTCattagtaaatttatctgcCCCACCACAAGTTCCGGTACAGCCTTTAATTAGTGGGATGCCTATGACTGGATCTGTTCCACGTCCGCTTATAGGACCACCACCTGTAAATGGACCATTACCAGGACATTCTATTAGGCCTGTTTCACCAATGACCTTACCAG CATCACGACAAAGTAGACAGAATGTGGCTGCCACTACACATGCCACAACTCACACAGCGTCAAAGCCACCTGCTCGACCTGCaccaccctctgtgg gaatcgtGCCTTCTACAAGTACTACCACTACCACTACCACCACTCCTAGTGGTGGTCCTTCTCAAAGACCTACACCACCCTCAAATATTG gGGCAAATTTTTCACCTGCTACTAGTGGTCCACCACCAAAGCCAGCACCGCCTTCATTTCCTAATAGCCCTGTCGCTACTGGGATTTCACCAGTCAAAATTCCACCTGTTTCTGCCACAGCTATTGTTCCTCCTGTTGTTCAATCTGTACAACCAATGACTACATCTACCATGG ATTTACTTGATCTTGAGTTTTCAG GGATGTCTGCAGCAGCACCAATTGCACCTTTAAATACAACTCCAACACCAATGGCTGCTTTTGGTATGGCACAAGCAATGCCTATGCAACCATTATCTTGTACTAGTATGATTGCAGGTGGTTCTACTATGGTACCATCTATTGCACCAATGTCCACtg GAACTGGTGTAGTATCGACTCCTCCAGTTGTAGGTTTACCTCTAGTATCAGCAACCACAGCAAGTACGTTAGTGAATGGTGTAATTGCTCAAACACCAGTATCCACAAGTACACCATTAAGCACAACTGCACGTCCACCAAGTATAGATAGGGTGGGTTCGGTTGATTCACAACATAGTCAGCATTCAGTAGGTTCTCCACAATCTGTGGAATGGGCTGTACCTCAtcaaacaaaattgaaatatactcaattatttaatacctGGGACAGGGCGCGATCTGGATTTCTATCTGGCCCTCAGGCCAGAAATATAATGGTGCAGTCACAATTACCTCAACAAGTGTTGGCACAGATATG GGCGTTAGCGGACATGGATTCGGATGGTCGTTTGAGTTGCGACGAATTTGTATTAGCAATGCATTTATGTGATATAGCTAAGCTTGGTGAAAAGATACCTACCACATTACCAATTGAACTTATACCACCTGCATTCAGACGTCAACGACAAAGTAGCTTAACACTTTCACAAACTGGAACGGAAAACGTAGATCCATCGGCTGGTATGCCGCAA ACCTCTTTTGAAGACAAAcgtaaagaaaattttgagaaaGGACAAGCGGAGCTAGAACGTAGACGCAAGGCTTTATTAGAAATTCAACGTAAAGAACAAGAAGAACGTGaacgaaaagaaagggaagaggCTGAGAAACAAGAGAAAATTAG aTTAGAACAAGAAAGACGAAGACAAGCAGAGATTGAGAAACAAATGCAAAGGCAGAAAGAGATTGAacaggaaaaggaagaacaaCGAAAACGAGCTCAAGAACAAAGAGAAGCAGCAAGAAA AGAGATGGAAAGACAACGACAATTAGAATGGGAAAAACAGAAATCACAAGAGCTTCAGACTCAGAGGCAAAAAGAACAAGATGTCTTACTAAAATTGAAAGCAAAAAATCAAACATTAACTATCGAATTAGGAACACTT AACGATAAAGTGAAAGAACTATCTCAAAAAATCTGTGACACTCGAGTTGGTGTATCTGGAGTAAAAACGACGATTGATGGAATGCGATCGACACGTGATGCACAGTTACAAGAGATGGCTGCCTTAAAGAATAAACTTCGAGAACAAAACCAAAGATTACTAGCCTTGAGTCAAGAGAAAGCTCGAATCGAAGCAAAGAATAAGCTAAATACAGCTATGGAGTCGGCGGGCCAAGAAGCAATCAAAATGGCATTCGATAATAAGCAAATTACCCTGAAACAAATGAAGGATAAAATTGCTGATTTACAACAGCAG attGATGCTAAAATGGCTgacatagaaaataataatggcCAGcttcaagatattaaaacgCAACTGGAAACTTTAGTGGCTGACTGTAAGAATCTTTACTTAACTttcgaagataaaaaattaaaagttttagAACTCAGAGCAAGTGGTGGTACTGGAGCTGGTACCGATTATACAACATCTGCTTGGGGTGATAGTGGTTGGAATGATACTTCAGCGGCAGTTAACGATTCTGCATGGCCTGTTAATGATACCACCACAACTAATGCAGTGGAAGAAACTACTCCAGGGGTTATGAAATATAGAGCTTTATACGAATTTGTAGCTAGAAATCAagatgaaatatcgtttcaacCTGGTGATATTATCTtg GTACCACCTGTTCAAAACGCAGAACCAGGATGGATGGCTGGCGAAATTCGTGGTCATACTGGTTGGTTCCCGGAATCTTATGTAGAACCAATAGATGTTGGCAGCTCAAATGATAATGCTTTCGTACAACAAGACAGTGTGGAGAAGAGAACGTTAGA aGGGATTGCTGAAGTTCCTGAGAATGTATCTGATGCCGGATCACTCGGCGATGAGCCTCCTCCTGTTGAACCTATCATACCTACTCTTGGATTAGGTGTAGTTTGTGATATACAAGTAACCACTTTGTATCACTATCGTCCTACGATAGAGCAACATCTTCCCTTTGAGAAAGGAGATATTATTAAAGTAGATGAACAACAG GGGGATTGGTGGTATGGTACATCTGGTAATGGAGCTAAGGGTTGGTTCCCTAAATCGTATGTCAAGGAAATTTCTGCTAATCAAACTGCAGTAGTTGAAGGACTCAATGAATACTACGTAGCCTTATATCTATATGATTCCGCCGAGGTTGGAGACTTAACTTTCAACCAAGGAGAAGTTATATTAGTCACTAAAAAGGAAGGTGATTGGTGGACAGGCACTACAGGAGATAGGAGTGGAATTTTTCCTGCCAATTATGTAGAAAAATGCGATGCTCCAGATCAG GGTGCCTCTATAACTACTAACGTATCTGAAACAACTGCGATTACTGAAACAACTGAGGACACAACCACAAGTAATCATGAAACAGCTACTTCAATTGCTCAGGCAACATTG CAAGCAGAGAAAACTGCTGAGCAACTCGAAGATGAAAGACAAGCCGCGGAAGATAGAGCAGAATTGCCAGATTTTTCCGCAATGGCTGCGCAGCAGGTAATTAATAT AGGAAGGAAACCTGAAATTGTACAAGTTATTGCACCTTATCAAGCCACTAGTTCTGAGCAGTTAGATTTACAAAAGGGACAATTAATAATGATTCGTAAGAAGACAGATAGTGGCTGGTGGGAAGGAGAATTACAG GCACGTGGTAAAAAAAGACAAATTGGTTGGTTCCCAGCTTCTTATGTTAAACCTTTAACCAGTAGTAGCAATCGAAGTACACCTGTTTCTCATGGATATCAAGACTCTCCTACAGATCCAAATGTTG AACGCGTTATGGCATTGTACCCGTATCAGGCTCAAAATGAGGATGAATTAAGTTTCGAGAAAGGCGACGTTATAACCGTACTTGCGAAGGATGAAGCAGCATGGTGGAAAGGCGAATTAAACGGAATGTCTGGCGTTTTCCCTAGTAATTATGTATCTTCTATGT CTAATGAGATGACAACTAACTTACTAGTGGCTGGATTGGATTCTATGGAAAGAAAACGACAAGAATACATAAAAGAACTTATCACAACTGAACAAGCATATATAGAAGACATGAGACTTGTTCACGAg GTTTTTGAGAAACCTCTCATTGAAAGTTTAGTTTTAACCGTGGATGaagtagataaaatatttgttaattggAGAGATATTATTGCGTGTAACGATAATTTCTTAAG aacATTACGGATACGACGAGATAATAGCGAAGGAGGGATTGTAAGAATGATTGGAGACATTCTatgtgaaaat ATACCTAGAATGTCAGCATATATAAGATTCTGCAGTTGTCAAATATCCGCTGCTGTTTATCTTCAGAGATTGACTGAAACTATGCCAGAATTTGTCAAAGTTGCTCAAATCTGTCAGCAAGATCTACGTACAAAAGGAATGCCTTTGAGCTCTTTCCTTATAAAACCAATGCAAAGGATAACAAAATATCCTCTTATTATTGGCAAA attttagaGCACACACCAGTTGACCATCCTGATAGGCAATATCTCCAAGAAGCATTGGCTAAAGCCGAAGAATTTTGTACTcag GTAAACGAGGGagttagagaaaaagaaaatagtgaTAGATTAGAATGGTTGCAAACACATGTGGCATGCGATGGTCTTGAAGAACAACTTATCTTTAATTCTTTAACCAATTCTTTAGGTCCACGAAAACTTCTTCATTTTGGTATACTTCATAAG GCAAAAAGTGGAAAAGAACTTGTTGGATTTCTCACAAACGACTTCTTACTGTTTGCTCAACCAGTACTCAGCAGAAAGTCTTTATCCAGTGGACAACAGTTTTCATTTGAGAGAAACGAACATCAAAAATTCAAGATGTATAGAAAG ccaatatttttaaacgaattatcTTTTCTGGGTGATTTAGAGATGAATGGTAATATTAGTTTAGGTTCCTGTGAAGGTTCAGAAAATTCAACGAAAATATTGAGACTAAAAGATCAAAAAAAgccaataatattattagcaCCGTCTCCAAGTGAATGTTCACTATGGATCAGAAGAATTACAGAagcaagaaagaaatttatggaaaacgaaaaaacacgtttgcaaAGACAAAGATCAA AGCAGGCGCAATTTGGAGCGTGTGGCAGAATTCTTGTTACAGTGCTTGAAGGTTTCAATTTAAAGACAATACCTG GAAAGTGCAATACATTTTGTAAAGTGAGTATGGGCTCACAAGAAGAGAGAACGGGTGTCATATCAGGAACTGATTGCCCTTTATGGGATACATCAATGCAATTTCAAGTAAAGGATTTACTTGAGGATACTTTATGTATCACGGTCTTCGATAAAGGCTATTATAGTCCAGAtg AATTCCTCGGCCGAGCAGAAATAAGAGTTGCTGACATAATGAGAGATAGTAGAGATTCGTGTGGGCCAATACAGAAACGTATTCAGTTACATGAAGTCGAAAAAGGCATCGTTGTGTTGAAGTTGGATTTACGACTCTTTGGTAATCGATAA
- the Dap160 gene encoding dynamin associated protein 160 isoform X6: MATPQTPGMDPWVIQPRERARYREQFDSLKPINGVVTGEQAKEFLLKSQLPPVILGQIWALSDTDADGKMDINEFSIACKLINLKLRGFEIPKALPSALIQSLKSLSASDSNVTNLTNGAANILPQNNVASLVNLSAPPQVPVQPLISGMPMTGSVPRPLIGPPPVNGPLPGHSIRPVSPMTLPASRQSRQNVAATTHATTHTASKPPARPAPPSVGIVPSTSTTTTTTTTPSGGPSQRPTPPSNIGANFSPATSGPPPKPAPPSFPNSPVATGISPVKIPPVSATAIVPPVVQSVQPMTTSTMDLLDLEFSGMSAAAPIAPLNTTPTPMAAFGMAQAMPMQPLSCTSMIAGGSTMVPSIAPMSTGTGVVSTPPVVGLPLVSATTASTLVNGVIAQTPVSTSTPLSTTARPPSIDRVGSVDSQHSQHSVGSPQSVEWAVPHQTKLKYTQLFNTWDRARSGFLSGPQARNIMVQSQLPQQVLAQIWALADMDSDGRLSCDEFVLAMHLCDIAKLGEKIPTTLPIELIPPAFRRQRQSSLTLSQTGTENVDPSAGMPQTSFEDKRKENFEKGQAELERRRKALLEIQRKEQEERERKEREEAEKQEKIRLEQERRRQAEIEKQMQRQKEIEQEKEEQRKRAQEQREAARKEMERQRQLEWEKQKSQELQTQRQKEQDVLLKLKAKNQTLTIELGTLNDKVKELSQKICDTRVGVSGVKTTIDGMRSTRDAQLQEMAALKNKLREQNQRLLALSQEKARIEAKNKLNTAMESAGQEAIKMAFDNKQITLKQMKDKIADLQQQIDAKMADIENNNGQLQDIKTQLETLVADCKNLYLTFEDKKLKVLELRASGGTGAGTDYTTSAWGDSGWNDTSAAVNDSAWPVNDTTTTNAVEETTPGVMKYRALYEFVARNQDEISFQPGDIILVPPVQNAEPGWMAGEIRGHTGWFPESYVEPIDVGSSNDNAFVQQDSVEKRTLEGIAEVPENVSDAGSLGDEPPPVEPIIPTLGLGVVCDIQVTTLYHYRPTIEQHLPFEKGDIIKVDEQQGDWWYGTSGNGAKGWFPKSYVKEISANQTAVVEGLNEYYVALYLYDSAEVGDLTFNQGEVILVTKKEGDWWTGTTGDRSGIFPANYVEKCDAPDQGASITTNVSETTAITETTEDTTTSNHETATSIAQATLQAEKTAEQLEDERQAAEDRAELPDFSAMAAQQVINIGRKPEIVQVIAPYQATSSEQLDLQKGQLIMIRKKTDSGWWEGELQARGKKRQIGWFPASYVKPLTSSSNRSTPVSHGYQDSPTDPNVERVMALYPYQAQNEDELSFEKGDVITVLAKDEAAWWKGELNGMSGVFPSNYVSSMSNEMTTNLLVAGLDSMERKRQEYIKELITTEQAYIEDMRLVHEVFEKPLIESLVLTVDEVDKIFVNWRDIIACNDNFLRTLRIRRDNSEGGIVRMIGDILCENIPRMSAYIRFCSCQISAAVYLQRLTETMPEFVKVAQICQQDLRTKGMPLSSFLIKPMQRITKYPLIIGKILEHTPVDHPDRQYLQEALAKAEEFCTQVNEGVREKENSDRLEWLQTHVACDGLEEQLIFNSLTNSLGPRKLLHFGILHKAKSGKELVGFLTNDFLLFAQPVLSRKSLSSGQQFSFERNEHQKFKMYRKPIFLNELSFLGDLEMNGNISLGSCEGSENSTKILRLKDQKKPIILLAPSPSECSLWIRRITEARKKFMENEKTRLQRQRSIRRRPPQGRLRLVIVEAEDLIMLKKGKCNTFCKVSMGSQEERTGVISGTDCPLWDTSMQFQVKDLLEDTLCITVFDKGYYSPDEFLGRAEIRVADIMRDSRDSCGPIQKRIQLHEVEKGIVVLKLDLRLFGNR, encoded by the exons ATGGCCACCCCTCAAACTCCGG GTATGGATCCTTGGGTAATCCAACCCAGAGAACGTGCAAGATATAGAGAGCAGTTTGATTCTTTAAAACCAATCAATGGAGTTGTTACTGGAGAGCAAGCAAAAGAATTTTTACTTAAATCACAGCTTCCACCTGTCATCCTTGGACAAATATg GGCTTTATCAGATACAGATGCAGATGGAAAAATGGACATAAATGAATTTAGTATTgcatgtaaattaattaatttaaagttaCGTGGTTTTGAAATTCCTAAAGCCTTACCTTCAGCTTTAATACAGAGTTTGAAGTCACTTTCTGCCA GTGATAGTAATGTTACGAACTTAACAAATGGAGCTGCTAATATTCTACCACAGAATAATGTTGCTTCattagtaaatttatctgcCCCACCACAAGTTCCGGTACAGCCTTTAATTAGTGGGATGCCTATGACTGGATCTGTTCCACGTCCGCTTATAGGACCACCACCTGTAAATGGACCATTACCAGGACATTCTATTAGGCCTGTTTCACCAATGACCTTACCAG CATCACGACAAAGTAGACAGAATGTGGCTGCCACTACACATGCCACAACTCACACAGCGTCAAAGCCACCTGCTCGACCTGCaccaccctctgtgg gaatcgtGCCTTCTACAAGTACTACCACTACCACTACCACCACTCCTAGTGGTGGTCCTTCTCAAAGACCTACACCACCCTCAAATATTG gGGCAAATTTTTCACCTGCTACTAGTGGTCCACCACCAAAGCCAGCACCGCCTTCATTTCCTAATAGCCCTGTCGCTACTGGGATTTCACCAGTCAAAATTCCACCTGTTTCTGCCACAGCTATTGTTCCTCCTGTTGTTCAATCTGTACAACCAATGACTACATCTACCATGG ATTTACTTGATCTTGAGTTTTCAG GGATGTCTGCAGCAGCACCAATTGCACCTTTAAATACAACTCCAACACCAATGGCTGCTTTTGGTATGGCACAAGCAATGCCTATGCAACCATTATCTTGTACTAGTATGATTGCAGGTGGTTCTACTATGGTACCATCTATTGCACCAATGTCCACtg GAACTGGTGTAGTATCGACTCCTCCAGTTGTAGGTTTACCTCTAGTATCAGCAACCACAGCAAGTACGTTAGTGAATGGTGTAATTGCTCAAACACCAGTATCCACAAGTACACCATTAAGCACAACTGCACGTCCACCAAGTATAGATAGGGTGGGTTCGGTTGATTCACAACATAGTCAGCATTCAGTAGGTTCTCCACAATCTGTGGAATGGGCTGTACCTCAtcaaacaaaattgaaatatactcaattatttaatacctGGGACAGGGCGCGATCTGGATTTCTATCTGGCCCTCAGGCCAGAAATATAATGGTGCAGTCACAATTACCTCAACAAGTGTTGGCACAGATATG GGCGTTAGCGGACATGGATTCGGATGGTCGTTTGAGTTGCGACGAATTTGTATTAGCAATGCATTTATGTGATATAGCTAAGCTTGGTGAAAAGATACCTACCACATTACCAATTGAACTTATACCACCTGCATTCAGACGTCAACGACAAAGTAGCTTAACACTTTCACAAACTGGAACGGAAAACGTAGATCCATCGGCTGGTATGCCGCAA ACCTCTTTTGAAGACAAAcgtaaagaaaattttgagaaaGGACAAGCGGAGCTAGAACGTAGACGCAAGGCTTTATTAGAAATTCAACGTAAAGAACAAGAAGAACGTGaacgaaaagaaagggaagaggCTGAGAAACAAGAGAAAATTAG aTTAGAACAAGAAAGACGAAGACAAGCAGAGATTGAGAAACAAATGCAAAGGCAGAAAGAGATTGAacaggaaaaggaagaacaaCGAAAACGAGCTCAAGAACAAAGAGAAGCAGCAAGAAA AGAGATGGAAAGACAACGACAATTAGAATGGGAAAAACAGAAATCACAAGAGCTTCAGACTCAGAGGCAAAAAGAACAAGATGTCTTACTAAAATTGAAAGCAAAAAATCAAACATTAACTATCGAATTAGGAACACTT AACGATAAAGTGAAAGAACTATCTCAAAAAATCTGTGACACTCGAGTTGGTGTATCTGGAGTAAAAACGACGATTGATGGAATGCGATCGACACGTGATGCACAGTTACAAGAGATGGCTGCCTTAAAGAATAAACTTCGAGAACAAAACCAAAGATTACTAGCCTTGAGTCAAGAGAAAGCTCGAATCGAAGCAAAGAATAAGCTAAATACAGCTATGGAGTCGGCGGGCCAAGAAGCAATCAAAATGGCATTCGATAATAAGCAAATTACCCTGAAACAAATGAAGGATAAAATTGCTGATTTACAACAGCAG attGATGCTAAAATGGCTgacatagaaaataataatggcCAGcttcaagatattaaaacgCAACTGGAAACTTTAGTGGCTGACTGTAAGAATCTTTACTTAACTttcgaagataaaaaattaaaagttttagAACTCAGAGCAAGTGGTGGTACTGGAGCTGGTACCGATTATACAACATCTGCTTGGGGTGATAGTGGTTGGAATGATACTTCAGCGGCAGTTAACGATTCTGCATGGCCTGTTAATGATACCACCACAACTAATGCAGTGGAAGAAACTACTCCAGGGGTTATGAAATATAGAGCTTTATACGAATTTGTAGCTAGAAATCAagatgaaatatcgtttcaacCTGGTGATATTATCTtg GTACCACCTGTTCAAAACGCAGAACCAGGATGGATGGCTGGCGAAATTCGTGGTCATACTGGTTGGTTCCCGGAATCTTATGTAGAACCAATAGATGTTGGCAGCTCAAATGATAATGCTTTCGTACAACAAGACAGTGTGGAGAAGAGAACGTTAGA aGGGATTGCTGAAGTTCCTGAGAATGTATCTGATGCCGGATCACTCGGCGATGAGCCTCCTCCTGTTGAACCTATCATACCTACTCTTGGATTAGGTGTAGTTTGTGATATACAAGTAACCACTTTGTATCACTATCGTCCTACGATAGAGCAACATCTTCCCTTTGAGAAAGGAGATATTATTAAAGTAGATGAACAACAG GGGGATTGGTGGTATGGTACATCTGGTAATGGAGCTAAGGGTTGGTTCCCTAAATCGTATGTCAAGGAAATTTCTGCTAATCAAACTGCAGTAGTTGAAGGACTCAATGAATACTACGTAGCCTTATATCTATATGATTCCGCCGAGGTTGGAGACTTAACTTTCAACCAAGGAGAAGTTATATTAGTCACTAAAAAGGAAGGTGATTGGTGGACAGGCACTACAGGAGATAGGAGTGGAATTTTTCCTGCCAATTATGTAGAAAAATGCGATGCTCCAGATCAG GGTGCCTCTATAACTACTAACGTATCTGAAACAACTGCGATTACTGAAACAACTGAGGACACAACCACAAGTAATCATGAAACAGCTACTTCAATTGCTCAGGCAACATTG CAAGCAGAGAAAACTGCTGAGCAACTCGAAGATGAAAGACAAGCCGCGGAAGATAGAGCAGAATTGCCAGATTTTTCCGCAATGGCTGCGCAGCAGGTAATTAATAT AGGAAGGAAACCTGAAATTGTACAAGTTATTGCACCTTATCAAGCCACTAGTTCTGAGCAGTTAGATTTACAAAAGGGACAATTAATAATGATTCGTAAGAAGACAGATAGTGGCTGGTGGGAAGGAGAATTACAG GCACGTGGTAAAAAAAGACAAATTGGTTGGTTCCCAGCTTCTTATGTTAAACCTTTAACCAGTAGTAGCAATCGAAGTACACCTGTTTCTCATGGATATCAAGACTCTCCTACAGATCCAAATGTTG AACGCGTTATGGCATTGTACCCGTATCAGGCTCAAAATGAGGATGAATTAAGTTTCGAGAAAGGCGACGTTATAACCGTACTTGCGAAGGATGAAGCAGCATGGTGGAAAGGCGAATTAAACGGAATGTCTGGCGTTTTCCCTAGTAATTATGTATCTTCTATGT CTAATGAGATGACAACTAACTTACTAGTGGCTGGATTGGATTCTATGGAAAGAAAACGACAAGAATACATAAAAGAACTTATCACAACTGAACAAGCATATATAGAAGACATGAGACTTGTTCACGAg GTTTTTGAGAAACCTCTCATTGAAAGTTTAGTTTTAACCGTGGATGaagtagataaaatatttgttaattggAGAGATATTATTGCGTGTAACGATAATTTCTTAAG aacATTACGGATACGACGAGATAATAGCGAAGGAGGGATTGTAAGAATGATTGGAGACATTCTatgtgaaaat ATACCTAGAATGTCAGCATATATAAGATTCTGCAGTTGTCAAATATCCGCTGCTGTTTATCTTCAGAGATTGACTGAAACTATGCCAGAATTTGTCAAAGTTGCTCAAATCTGTCAGCAAGATCTACGTACAAAAGGAATGCCTTTGAGCTCTTTCCTTATAAAACCAATGCAAAGGATAACAAAATATCCTCTTATTATTGGCAAA attttagaGCACACACCAGTTGACCATCCTGATAGGCAATATCTCCAAGAAGCATTGGCTAAAGCCGAAGAATTTTGTACTcag GTAAACGAGGGagttagagaaaaagaaaatagtgaTAGATTAGAATGGTTGCAAACACATGTGGCATGCGATGGTCTTGAAGAACAACTTATCTTTAATTCTTTAACCAATTCTTTAGGTCCACGAAAACTTCTTCATTTTGGTATACTTCATAAG GCAAAAAGTGGAAAAGAACTTGTTGGATTTCTCACAAACGACTTCTTACTGTTTGCTCAACCAGTACTCAGCAGAAAGTCTTTATCCAGTGGACAACAGTTTTCATTTGAGAGAAACGAACATCAAAAATTCAAGATGTATAGAAAG ccaatatttttaaacgaattatcTTTTCTGGGTGATTTAGAGATGAATGGTAATATTAGTTTAGGTTCCTGTGAAGGTTCAGAAAATTCAACGAAAATATTGAGACTAAAAGATCAAAAAAAgccaataatattattagcaCCGTCTCCAAGTGAATGTTCACTATGGATCAGAAGAATTACAGAagcaagaaagaaatttatggaaaacgaaaaaacacgtttgcaaAGACAAAGATCAA TTCGCAGAAGACCACCCCAGGGTAGACTTCGATTAGTAATTGTGGAAGCTGAAGATTTAATTATGTTGAAAAAAG GAAAGTGCAATACATTTTGTAAAGTGAGTATGGGCTCACAAGAAGAGAGAACGGGTGTCATATCAGGAACTGATTGCCCTTTATGGGATACATCAATGCAATTTCAAGTAAAGGATTTACTTGAGGATACTTTATGTATCACGGTCTTCGATAAAGGCTATTATAGTCCAGAtg AATTCCTCGGCCGAGCAGAAATAAGAGTTGCTGACATAATGAGAGATAGTAGAGATTCGTGTGGGCCAATACAGAAACGTATTCAGTTACATGAAGTCGAAAAAGGCATCGTTGTGTTGAAGTTGGATTTACGACTCTTTGGTAATCGATAA